A region from the Streptomyces sp. 3214.6 genome encodes:
- a CDS encoding SigE family RNA polymerase sigma factor, which produces MPVIAPMPAARPARIPSQRDGVEEAVAAGTTVDHLTETYRAHYRSLLGLAALLLDDTASCEDVVQEAFIRVHSARKRVRDPEKTLAYLRQTVVNLSRSALRRRILGLKLLSKPMPDMASAEEGAYDQLERDSLIKAMKGLQRRQREVLVLRYFADMTEAQVAETLGISLGSVKAYGSRGIAALRIAMEAPA; this is translated from the coding sequence ATGCCGGTGATCGCGCCCATGCCAGCAGCGCGGCCCGCCCGCATACCCAGTCAGCGTGACGGCGTCGAAGAGGCCGTGGCGGCCGGAACCACCGTCGATCACCTCACCGAGACCTACCGGGCGCACTACCGCTCGCTGCTCGGTCTCGCCGCCCTCCTCCTCGACGACACCGCCTCCTGCGAGGACGTCGTCCAGGAGGCCTTCATCCGCGTCCACTCCGCGCGCAAACGCGTCCGCGACCCGGAGAAGACCCTCGCCTACCTCCGCCAGACCGTCGTCAACCTCTCCCGCTCCGCCCTGCGCCGCCGCATCCTCGGCCTGAAGCTGCTCTCCAAGCCGATGCCGGACATGGCCAGCGCGGAGGAGGGCGCCTACGACCAGCTGGAGCGCGACTCGCTCATCAAGGCGATGAAGGGCCTCCAGCGCCGCCAGCGCGAGGTCCTCGTGCTGCGCTACTTCGCGGACATGACCGAGGCCCAGGTCGCCGAGACCCTCGGCATCTCCCTCGGCTCGGTCAAGGCGTACGGCTCACGCGGCATCGCCGCCCTGCGGATAGCCATGGAGGCTCCGGCGTGA
- a CDS encoding aspartate-semialdehyde dehydrogenase, translating into MSARRRPTLALVGATGVVGAVMRQILSQRADVWGEIRLVASPRSAGRKLAVRGAEVEVLALSEEVFDGVDVAMFDVPDEVAAHWAPIAAAKGVVVVDNSGAFRMDPDVPLVVPEVNGHTVRNRPRGIVANPNCTTLSMIVALGALHAEYGLRELVVSSYQAVSGAGRAGVETLRQQMTLVAGTELGTSPGDVRRAVGDNTGPFPEPVALNVVPWAGSLREDGWSSEEMKVRDESRKILGLPKLPVAVTCVRVPVVTTHSLTVHARFQGEVTVDGAREIIATAPGVVLFDNPAAGEFPTPADVVGTDPTWVGRVRRALDDPTALELFVCGDNLRKGAALNTAQIAELVAAELG; encoded by the coding sequence ATGTCCGCCCGCAGGCGGCCGACGCTCGCGCTCGTCGGGGCGACCGGCGTCGTCGGCGCCGTCATGCGCCAGATCCTGTCCCAGCGGGCGGACGTCTGGGGCGAGATCAGACTCGTCGCCTCGCCGCGCTCGGCCGGCCGCAAGCTGGCCGTGCGCGGCGCCGAGGTCGAGGTGCTGGCCCTGTCGGAGGAGGTCTTCGACGGGGTCGACGTCGCCATGTTCGACGTCCCCGACGAGGTCGCCGCGCACTGGGCGCCGATCGCCGCCGCCAAGGGCGTGGTCGTGGTGGACAACTCCGGCGCCTTCCGGATGGACCCGGACGTGCCGCTGGTCGTCCCCGAGGTCAACGGGCACACGGTGCGCAACCGGCCGCGCGGCATCGTCGCCAACCCCAACTGCACGACCCTGTCGATGATCGTCGCCCTGGGCGCGCTGCACGCCGAGTACGGGCTGCGCGAGTTGGTGGTGTCCTCGTACCAGGCGGTGAGCGGGGCCGGGCGGGCCGGGGTGGAGACGCTGCGGCAGCAGATGACGCTGGTCGCCGGCACCGAGCTGGGGACCAGCCCCGGGGACGTGCGGCGGGCCGTCGGCGACAACACCGGCCCGTTCCCGGAGCCGGTCGCGCTGAACGTCGTCCCGTGGGCGGGCTCGTTGCGCGAGGACGGCTGGTCGTCGGAGGAGATGAAGGTGCGGGACGAGTCCCGCAAGATCCTCGGACTGCCGAAGCTGCCGGTGGCCGTGACCTGCGTGCGCGTCCCCGTCGTCACCACGCACTCCCTCACCGTCCACGCCCGCTTCCAGGGCGAGGTCACCGTCGACGGCGCCCGCGAGATCATCGCGACGGCACCCGGCGTCGTCCTCTTCGACAACCCTGCCGCCGGCGAGTTCCCCACACCCGCCGACGTCGTCGGCACCGACCCGACCTGGGTGGGCCGGGTGCGGCGGGCCCTCGACGACCCGACGGCGCTCGAACTGTTCGTGTGCGGGGACAACCTGCGCAAGGGAGCCGCCCTGAACACCGCGCAGATCGCGGAACTGGTGGCGGCGGAGCTGGGCTGA
- a CDS encoding aspartate kinase, which yields MGLVVQKYGGSSVADAEGIKRVAKRIVEAKKNGHQVVVVVSAMGDTTDELIDLAEQVSPMPSGREFDMLLTAGERISMALLAMAIKNLGHSAQSFTGSQAGVITDSVHNKARIIDVTPGRIRTALDEGNIAIVAGFQGVSQDKKDITTLGRGGSDTTAVALAAALDAEVCEIYTDVDGVFTADPRVVKKARKIDWIAFEDMLELAASGSKVLLHRCVEYARRYNIPIHVRSSFSGLQGTWVSSAPIEQGDKPVEQAIISGVAHDTSEAKVTVVGVPDKPGEAAAIFRTISDAEINIDMIVQNVSAASTGLTDISFTLPKAEGRKAIDALEKNRSGIGFDSLRYDDQIGKISLVGAGMKTNPGVTADFFKALADAGVNIELISTSEIRISVVTRADDVNEAVRAVHSAFGLDSDSDEAVVYGGTGR from the coding sequence GTGGGCCTTGTCGTGCAGAAGTACGGAGGCTCCTCCGTAGCCGATGCCGAGGGCATCAAGCGCGTCGCCAAGCGGATCGTGGAAGCGAAGAAGAACGGCCACCAGGTGGTCGTCGTCGTTTCCGCGATGGGCGACACGACGGACGAGCTGATCGATCTCGCCGAGCAGGTGTCACCGATGCCCAGCGGACGAGAGTTCGACATGCTGCTGACCGCCGGAGAGCGGATCTCCATGGCCCTGCTGGCGATGGCGATCAAAAACCTGGGTCACAGCGCCCAGAGCTTCACCGGCAGCCAGGCAGGCGTCATCACCGACTCGGTCCACAACAAAGCCCGGATCATCGACGTCACGCCGGGCCGCATCCGGACCGCGCTGGACGAGGGCAACATCGCCATCGTCGCCGGGTTCCAGGGTGTCAGCCAGGACAAGAAGGACATCACCACGCTGGGGCGCGGCGGGTCCGACACCACGGCCGTCGCCCTCGCCGCCGCGCTGGACGCCGAGGTCTGCGAGATCTACACCGACGTGGACGGCGTCTTCACCGCCGACCCGCGCGTGGTGAAGAAGGCGCGGAAGATCGACTGGATCGCCTTCGAGGACATGCTGGAGCTCGCGGCCTCCGGCTCCAAGGTGCTGCTCCACCGCTGTGTGGAGTACGCCCGCCGCTACAACATCCCGATCCACGTCCGCTCGTCCTTCAGCGGACTGCAGGGCACGTGGGTCAGCAGTGCACCGATCGAGCAAGGGGACAAGCCGGTGGAGCAGGCCATCATCTCCGGTGTCGCGCACGACACCTCCGAGGCCAAGGTCACGGTCGTCGGCGTGCCGGACAAGCCGGGCGAGGCCGCCGCGATCTTCCGCACGATCTCCGACGCCGAGATCAACATCGACATGATCGTGCAGAACGTGTCCGCGGCCTCCACCGGCCTGACGGACATCTCCTTCACGCTCCCCAAGGCCGAGGGCCGCAAGGCCATCGACGCCCTGGAGAAGAACCGCTCCGGCATCGGCTTCGACTCGCTGCGCTACGACGACCAGATCGGCAAGATCTCGCTGGTCGGCGCAGGCATGAAGACGAACCCCGGCGTCACGGCCGACTTCTTCAAGGCCCTGGCCGACGCGGGCGTCAACATCGAGCTCATCTCGACCTCCGAGATCCGCATCTCGGTCGTGACGCGCGCCGACGACGTCAACGAGGCCGTGCGCGCCGTGCACAGCGCCTTCGGCCTCGACTCCGACAGCGACGAAGCCGTCGTCTACGGAGGCACCGGCCGCTGA
- a CDS encoding response regulator transcription factor, translated as MHVLLVEDDEPVAESLRRGLKRYGFEVDWVTTGAAALAHSGPYDVVLLDLGLPDTDGLDVCKALRERGNVPIIVISARSDETDRVVGLELGADDYVSKPFGVREVIARIRAVMRRVQPRTAAAPENGADRYGARLTIDRKAARVHVDGEEVSLAPKEYDLLSFLTEEPGALMSREQIMEAVWDANWFGPTKTLDVHVAALRRKFAGVVAIEAVRGVGFRLEIVKDPETVKGPESS; from the coding sequence GTGCACGTACTCCTGGTGGAAGACGACGAGCCGGTCGCCGAGTCGCTGCGGCGCGGACTGAAGCGCTACGGCTTCGAGGTCGACTGGGTCACTACGGGCGCCGCCGCCCTCGCCCACTCCGGCCCCTACGACGTCGTACTGCTGGACCTCGGGCTGCCCGACACCGACGGCCTCGACGTCTGCAAGGCGCTGCGCGAGCGCGGCAACGTGCCGATCATCGTGATCAGCGCCCGCAGCGACGAGACGGACCGCGTGGTCGGCCTGGAGCTGGGCGCCGACGACTATGTGTCCAAGCCGTTCGGGGTGCGGGAGGTCATCGCGCGGATACGGGCGGTGATGCGGCGCGTCCAGCCGCGTACGGCCGCCGCCCCCGAGAACGGCGCCGACCGGTACGGCGCCCGCCTGACCATCGACCGCAAGGCGGCCCGCGTCCATGTGGACGGCGAGGAGGTCTCCCTCGCGCCCAAGGAGTACGACCTGCTCTCCTTCCTCACCGAGGAGCCGGGCGCGCTGATGTCGCGCGAGCAGATCATGGAAGCCGTCTGGGACGCGAACTGGTTCGGGCCGACGAAGACGCTGGACGTGCACGTGGCGGCCCTGCGGCGGAAGTTCGCCGGGGTCGTCGCCATCGAGGCGGTGCGGGGCGTCGGCTTCCGCCTGGAGATCGTCAAGGACCCGGAGACCGTGAAGGGTCCCGAGTCCTCATGA
- a CDS encoding sensor histidine kinase: MNRQLIRSYILLVAVAILLFTVPVAFTLTKQLRDDTELSVMREANTMALLLGNGDRISCEALTEVANAYGRKTPGDVQVTPTGSCAPDLPRPTADAALTRAVKKNDPTTDWGSDFIWGKQLTITVPAQGDAAVRIVYSTSDMTRRLWQIWGFRAALAVLVLAAAAAIGAFAARRITAPLRALNSMASRFSDGDLTARSPVAGPPETQTLAITLNQAGERLDTLIASQRIFVADASHQLRTPLTALRLSLDNIADGVDDEFVREDVEQATAEVVRMSRLVNGLLVLARAEAKVTAAEPLSLTDIVAERLSVWRPAADERGVTIALRGSGVDDRPSVLASPGHLDQVLDNVLSNALEVSPDGGAITVRAESKGDKVVLSVLDEGPGMSDAEKSRAFDRFWRGQGLTGRSGSGLGLAVVKQLVTDDGGTVTLVDAPGGGLCVRITLRAAQRAG, encoded by the coding sequence ATGAACCGCCAGCTCATCCGCAGCTACATCCTGCTCGTCGCGGTCGCGATCCTGCTGTTCACGGTGCCGGTGGCCTTCACCCTCACCAAGCAGCTGCGGGACGACACCGAGCTGTCCGTCATGCGCGAGGCCAACACGATGGCGCTGCTCCTTGGCAACGGCGACCGCATCTCGTGCGAGGCGCTGACCGAGGTGGCGAACGCGTACGGCCGCAAGACCCCCGGCGACGTCCAGGTCACCCCCACCGGCAGCTGCGCCCCTGACCTGCCGAGGCCCACCGCGGACGCGGCGCTGACCCGGGCCGTGAAGAAGAACGATCCGACGACCGACTGGGGTTCGGACTTCATCTGGGGCAAACAGCTGACGATCACCGTGCCCGCCCAGGGCGACGCAGCCGTACGGATCGTCTACTCGACCTCGGACATGACGAGGCGGCTGTGGCAGATCTGGGGCTTCAGGGCCGCGCTCGCCGTGCTCGTCCTGGCGGCGGCCGCCGCGATCGGCGCGTTCGCCGCCCGCCGGATCACCGCCCCGCTGCGCGCGCTCAACTCCATGGCGAGCAGGTTCAGCGACGGCGATCTGACGGCCCGCTCCCCCGTGGCGGGTCCGCCGGAGACGCAGACCCTGGCGATCACCCTCAACCAGGCGGGCGAACGCCTCGACACGCTGATCGCCTCGCAGCGGATCTTCGTCGCGGACGCCTCGCACCAGCTGCGGACCCCGCTGACGGCGCTCCGTCTCTCCCTGGACAACATCGCCGACGGCGTCGACGACGAGTTCGTACGGGAGGACGTGGAGCAGGCGACCGCCGAGGTGGTGCGGATGAGCCGCCTGGTCAACGGGCTGCTGGTGCTGGCGCGGGCCGAGGCCAAGGTGACGGCCGCCGAGCCGCTGTCGCTGACGGACATCGTGGCCGAACGGCTGTCGGTGTGGAGGCCGGCCGCCGACGAGCGCGGAGTCACCATCGCGCTCAGGGGGAGTGGTGTCGACGACCGGCCGTCTGTGTTGGCCAGCCCCGGTCATCTGGACCAGGTGCTGGACAACGTGCTCTCGAACGCCCTGGAGGTGTCACCGGACGGCGGGGCGATCACCGTCCGGGCGGAGTCGAAGGGCGACAAGGTGGTGCTGTCGGTCCTCGACGAGGGTCCGGGCATGTCGGACGCGGAGAAGTCCCGCGCCTTCGACCGCTTCTGGCGCGGTCAGGGCCTCACCGGGCGCTCCGGCTCCGGTCTCGGCCTCGCCGTCGTCAAACAACTGGTGACCGACGACGGCGGGACGGTGACGCTGGTGGACGCTCCCGGGGGCGGGCTGTGCGTGCGGATCACGCTGCGGGCCGCACAGCGCGCCGGGTGA